One stretch of Acidobacteriota bacterium DNA includes these proteins:
- a CDS encoding efflux RND transporter periplasmic adaptor subunit: MSKKRKMSLIIAAAVVVVVIVILNMTADTSSAVKVTAATVEPGELVEIVSASGRIQPRTKVDITSEVTGEIINLLVREGQRVETGQPLVVLDTVQLRSDVDQARFAVEETKARSEGAKSTLNQAEEEFNRLQRLWDQNMTSETLYKASMYAHENAKSAADAAGAMAAQARSRYEKQLDYLEKAKIVAPMPGIVTFLDCEVGEIAPAQTAFTQGKTLMTIADLSVFEVEVEVDETEINKVDLGQSVEIEVDAFPDTTFGGEVIEIGNTAITQGLGTQDQSTNFRVKVVFQDRDVKIRPGMSATVDITTAKREGVLSVPFASVVIRSFDLDSLEAARAAEDQGEETSTEAVQAAETTEEDVDVPDTAKKEVKREELKGVFLIKDGKARFVRVETGVADQKNVEVLSGLSEGDSVVSGPYRMLRQINDGDALEVEIQSGEGQV; this comes from the coding sequence ATGAGCAAGAAAAGAAAAATGAGTTTGATTATCGCTGCCGCCGTCGTTGTGGTGGTCATCGTTATTCTGAACATGACGGCTGACACCAGCAGTGCGGTTAAGGTGACCGCGGCCACTGTCGAGCCTGGCGAACTCGTTGAGATAGTCTCGGCATCCGGCAGGATTCAACCCAGAACGAAGGTTGACATCACCTCCGAGGTCACGGGCGAGATAATCAACCTGCTGGTGCGCGAAGGCCAGCGGGTGGAGACCGGCCAGCCGCTCGTCGTGCTCGACACCGTTCAACTCCGATCCGACGTCGACCAGGCGAGGTTTGCCGTAGAGGAGACCAAGGCCCGGTCGGAGGGTGCCAAGTCGACGCTGAACCAGGCCGAAGAGGAGTTCAACCGGCTTCAGCGCCTTTGGGACCAGAACATGACGTCGGAAACGCTGTACAAGGCTTCCATGTACGCGCACGAGAATGCCAAGTCGGCGGCGGATGCGGCAGGGGCGATGGCGGCGCAGGCACGGTCCCGCTATGAGAAGCAGCTTGACTACCTGGAAAAGGCCAAGATTGTCGCTCCGATGCCCGGTATTGTCACTTTTCTCGACTGTGAGGTAGGCGAAATCGCACCGGCCCAGACGGCCTTCACGCAGGGCAAAACGCTCATGACCATCGCTGACCTGAGCGTATTCGAAGTCGAGGTCGAGGTTGATGAAACCGAAATCAACAAGGTTGATCTGGGCCAGTCCGTGGAGATCGAGGTGGACGCCTTCCCGGACACCACCTTCGGCGGCGAAGTGATAGAGATCGGCAACACCGCCATAACTCAGGGGCTCGGCACTCAGGACCAGTCGACCAATTTCAGAGTCAAAGTCGTTTTTCAGGATAGGGACGTGAAGATTCGTCCCGGTATGTCCGCCACGGTTGACATCACGACGGCCAAGCGCGAGGGCGTGCTGAGCGTGCCGTTTGCCTCCGTCGTAATTCGCTCGTTTGACCTGGATTCCCTGGAGGCCGCCAGGGCGGCCGAAGATCAGGGCGAAGAAACTTCCACTGAAGCCGTTCAGGCGGCCGAGACGACCGAGGAGGATGTGGATGTCCCGGACACGGCCAAGAAGGAGGTTAAACGGGAAGAGCTCAAGGGCGTCTTCCTTATAAAGGATGGCAAAGCCCGCTTCGTGAGAGTCGAGACCGGCGTGGCCGACCAGAAGAATGTCGAAGTTTTGTCGGGCCTGTCCGAGGGCGACTCGGTCGTGTCCGGCCCGTACCGCATGCTGCGCCAGATAAACGACGGTGACGCGCTGGAGGTCGAGATCCAGTCGGGCGAAGGGCAAGTATAG
- a CDS encoding ABC transporter ATP-binding protein, whose translation MQMIQTNDLWKIYEMGAERVNALCAVSITIERGEYVAIMGPSGSGKSTLMNLIGCLDTPSRGEYYLNGKRVSQMNDNELANIRNREIGFVFQTFNLLPRATSFHNVELPLIYSGTPSGERHRLTEEALAKVDLADRMVHKPTELSGGQRQRVAVARALVNNPSIILADEPTGNLDSKTSEEIMKLFDELHRQGNTIITVTHEAAIARHAHRVLSILDGRIDSDESIPEDQRNGMR comes from the coding sequence ATGCAAATGATTCAAACCAACGACCTCTGGAAAATATACGAGATGGGCGCCGAGCGCGTCAACGCGCTGTGCGCTGTCTCGATCACCATAGAGCGCGGCGAATACGTCGCCATCATGGGCCCCTCCGGGTCGGGGAAATCTACCCTGATGAACCTCATCGGCTGCCTGGACACCCCCAGCCGGGGGGAATACTATCTGAACGGCAAGCGGGTCAGCCAGATGAACGACAACGAGCTGGCCAACATTCGGAACCGGGAGATCGGTTTCGTCTTCCAGACCTTCAACCTGCTGCCGCGCGCCACCTCTTTTCATAACGTGGAGTTGCCGCTCATCTACAGCGGCACGCCCTCGGGGGAGCGCCACCGCCTGACCGAGGAAGCCCTTGCCAAGGTGGACCTGGCCGACCGGATGGTCCACAAGCCGACCGAGCTGTCCGGCGGACAGCGGCAGCGCGTGGCCGTCGCCCGTGCACTCGTGAACAACCCGTCGATCATCCTGGCCGACGAGCCGACCGGCAACCTGGACAGCAAGACCTCCGAGGAGATCATGAAGTTGTTCGACGAGTTGCATCGGCAGGGCAACACCATTATCACCGTTACTCACGAGGCGGCCATTGCCCGTCATGCCCATCGCGTTCTCTCGATTCTGGACGGCAGAATTGACAGCGACGAATCGATTCCTGAAGATCAGCGGAACGGCATGAGGTAG
- a CDS encoding ABC transporter permease: MIAGSLVRVAFSALRANKLRSGLTLLGVIFGVTSVMTIISALEGMMGAIEEDLGRLGPSTFMVSRIMVAMSNEEFFEKLKRKPITVRDAELIADGCELCDKVSPRAFTRARLKYRDKAVRRVDIMAGTANIIDIVDIQVAQGRFHSTEDDLYRRPVVFIGDQIREELFAGMDPMGKALRINGRRYRVIGLAKRRGSMFGESQDNFVIIPLSCYLSQFGRPRGINVVIKAVSVERLDEAMDEVRVILRSKRKVAYNEPDDFDMMTAENILDLLNQITKIFRFGLIGISSISLVVGGIVVMNIMMVSVTERTREIGIRKSVGAKQNHILLQFVFESTLLTLSGGLVGIVLGFFIAQSLVAMIDMQIAPSALAIIAGLSISTGIGLIFGIYPAMRAARLDPVKALSYE, encoded by the coding sequence ATGATCGCCGGCTCGCTCGTTCGTGTCGCCTTCAGTGCCCTCAGGGCCAACAAGCTCAGGTCCGGACTCACGCTGCTCGGCGTTATCTTCGGCGTGACGTCCGTTATGACTATCATCTCGGCGCTGGAGGGGATGATGGGCGCTATCGAGGAAGATCTCGGACGCCTGGGGCCCTCGACCTTCATGGTCTCGCGGATCATGGTGGCCATGTCCAACGAGGAGTTCTTCGAGAAACTCAAGCGCAAGCCCATCACCGTCAGGGACGCCGAATTGATTGCGGACGGCTGCGAGTTGTGTGACAAAGTCTCGCCGCGTGCGTTTACCAGGGCCAGGCTCAAGTACCGGGACAAAGCGGTGCGGCGAGTCGACATCATGGCCGGCACCGCCAACATCATTGACATCGTCGACATACAAGTAGCCCAGGGCAGGTTTCACTCCACGGAAGACGACCTCTATCGGCGGCCGGTGGTCTTCATCGGTGACCAGATCCGGGAGGAACTCTTTGCGGGCATGGACCCGATGGGCAAGGCGCTCAGGATTAACGGCCGGAGATATCGGGTTATCGGGCTGGCCAAACGACGGGGGTCAATGTTCGGCGAGAGCCAGGACAATTTTGTCATCATTCCCCTTTCCTGCTACCTGTCGCAGTTCGGACGGCCCCGGGGCATTAATGTTGTCATTAAGGCGGTTTCGGTCGAGCGGCTGGATGAGGCCATGGACGAGGTCCGGGTCATCCTCAGGTCCAAGCGCAAGGTTGCCTACAACGAGCCGGACGATTTCGACATGATGACGGCTGAGAACATTCTTGATCTGCTGAATCAGATCACGAAGATCTTTCGATTCGGGTTGATCGGCATTTCGTCCATCTCGCTGGTCGTGGGTGGGATTGTGGTCATGAACATTATGATGGTATCGGTGACGGAACGGACGCGGGAGATCGGCATTCGCAAGTCCGTCGGAGCCAAACAGAACCATATCCTGCTCCAGTTTGTGTTCGAGTCCACGCTTCTGACCCTCTCCGGCGGCCTGGTGGGGATTGTACTGGGGTTCTTCATCGCACAATCCCTGGTCGCTATGATCGACATGCAGATCGCGCCGTCGGCCCTGGCTATAATCGCCGGCCTCTCGATCTCTACCGGCATCGGTCTGATATTCGGCATCTATCCGGCCATGAGAGCGGCGCGGCTGGACCCGGTCAAGGCGTTAAGTTACGAGTAG
- a CDS encoding ABC transporter permease, whose product MLLTPIEIKDAILMALSSLRANKLRSVLTILGVMVGVGSVIGMAAVINGLNGAAESEIDRMGTNIIEVDRFGPNTDREQLSEEDRNRPWMTEGEARAIMANCPSVDGVAPQNYYFKPGGNEAKFKNRKFNRPNFMGTWPDYLRVRNVDLSAGRFFTDTDMQFRLMVCVIGADVADVLFEEGEQRTGQLIRVNGQKFEVIGVFERVKSNFGNDFQNRLICLPLSTYNKLIPWEKALGLTVRVVSRDKIDQAREEITSTLRVYRKVPFNKPDNFALSTQEQFKEMVNNITKYIYLAMIVITSVGLMVGGIGVMNIMLVSVTERTREIGVRKAIGAKRSNIILQFLTEAMTLSGSGGVIGVIGGILLGILINAILGFPLSVSMFWIVVGFVVAVSVGLVSGVYPAMKAARLDPIEALRYE is encoded by the coding sequence ATGCTTCTGACGCCAATCGAAATAAAAGACGCGATCCTGATGGCGCTGTCGTCCCTGCGGGCCAACAAACTGCGCAGCGTCCTGACCATCCTCGGCGTCATGGTCGGGGTGGGTTCCGTGATCGGCATGGCGGCCGTCATAAACGGCCTGAACGGGGCCGCCGAGAGTGAGATTGACCGGATGGGGACGAATATCATTGAAGTTGACCGTTTTGGGCCGAATACTGACCGCGAGCAACTCAGTGAGGAAGACCGTAACCGTCCCTGGATGACCGAGGGCGAGGCCAGAGCGATCATGGCCAACTGTCCCTCCGTTGATGGTGTGGCGCCGCAGAACTACTACTTCAAGCCGGGTGGGAACGAGGCGAAATTCAAGAACCGGAAATTCAACCGCCCCAACTTTATGGGTACCTGGCCTGACTACCTCAGGGTCCGCAATGTGGACCTGTCGGCCGGACGGTTCTTCACCGACACCGACATGCAATTTCGCCTTATGGTCTGCGTTATCGGAGCTGACGTTGCCGACGTGCTGTTCGAAGAAGGCGAGCAGCGAACCGGGCAGCTGATCAGGGTGAACGGGCAGAAATTCGAGGTCATCGGAGTCTTCGAACGCGTCAAGTCGAATTTCGGCAACGATTTCCAGAACCGGCTGATCTGCCTCCCCCTTTCGACCTACAATAAACTCATTCCTTGGGAAAAAGCACTCGGCCTGACCGTTCGGGTGGTCAGCCGTGACAAAATTGACCAGGCCCGGGAGGAAATCACCAGCACCCTCCGGGTGTATCGCAAGGTTCCGTTCAACAAGCCGGACAACTTTGCCCTGTCCACCCAGGAACAGTTCAAGGAGATGGTCAACAACATCACCAAGTACATCTACCTTGCCATGATTGTAATCACGTCGGTGGGCCTGATGGTCGGCGGTATCGGCGTGATGAATATCATGCTCGTATCGGTGACCGAGCGGACTCGGGAAATCGGCGTGCGCAAAGCCATCGGCGCCAAGAGATCAAACATCATCCTGCAGTTTCTCACCGAGGCTATGACGCTGTCCGGCTCGGGCGGCGTCATCGGTGTTATCGGTGGCATTCTGCTGGGTATTCTCATCAACGCCATCCTGGGTTTCCCGCTCAGCGTGTCGATGTTCTGGATTGTGGTCGGCTTTGTCGTTGCCGTCTCCGTCGGATTGGTGTCAGGAGTCTATCCGGCCATGAAGGCAGCCCGCCTGGACCCGATAGAGGCACTGAGGTACGAGTAG
- a CDS encoding GWxTD domain-containing protein, with protein MSTRFSTAWLLTLLVSVAVAVSTQAQVLQWGVDRFQDQPNLFLDFARFKSDKPDQIRLEVYYQVYNAGLQFDRDGDTWAAHYELGMTIKDDDGRVAADSTRRKEIRVTDLARTTSSYDYRSSQFNFDLPGGRYTVFARLKDLGSDKVVHHKLETKLDVFDSSKPSMSDVEFTQAVSEVTDSGDVFQKGNLQVVPAVTKAFGGSDDSRLLYYVEIYRGSDEDEKILVETKLRHATKGLIYRDTLYITFTGSVDRQLREMSLAEFPPGAYEMEVYLRGRRNKKLDSQRRDFEVLWSRDALVRTDWDKTLDQLGYVSEPGELDEFRKLESIEERKQAFDEFWRRRDPTVGTAENEAMREFYRRISVSNLRFSILRREGWRTDRGLIYIRYGEPDDIDDVPYAPNTVPYQVWHYYMAGRYKRFLFVDENEDGDYRLEYPYDGLYQTPDF; from the coding sequence ATGAGTACTCGTTTTTCAACAGCTTGGTTGTTGACGCTCCTCGTCTCGGTTGCGGTAGCCGTGTCGACTCAGGCGCAGGTCCTCCAGTGGGGCGTGGATCGGTTTCAGGACCAGCCCAACCTGTTTCTTGACTTCGCCCGCTTCAAATCTGATAAGCCCGACCAGATACGGCTGGAGGTGTACTATCAGGTGTACAATGCCGGCCTCCAGTTTGACCGGGATGGTGACACCTGGGCGGCGCACTATGAACTCGGAATGACCATAAAGGACGACGACGGTCGTGTTGCGGCTGATTCCACCCGCAGGAAAGAGATACGGGTTACGGATCTGGCCCGAACCACGTCGAGCTACGACTACCGGTCCAGCCAGTTCAATTTCGATCTGCCCGGCGGCAGGTACACCGTCTTCGCCAGGTTGAAGGACCTCGGCAGTGACAAAGTGGTGCACCACAAACTGGAGACCAAACTGGACGTATTCGACAGTAGCAAGCCGAGTATGTCCGACGTTGAGTTCACTCAGGCCGTCAGCGAAGTGACCGATTCCGGCGACGTCTTCCAAAAGGGCAACCTTCAGGTCGTGCCCGCGGTCACCAAGGCTTTCGGGGGCAGTGATGACAGCCGGCTGCTGTATTACGTCGAGATATACCGCGGTTCCGACGAGGACGAGAAGATTCTGGTGGAGACAAAGTTGCGCCATGCGACCAAGGGATTGATCTACCGGGACACGCTGTATATAACCTTCACCGGTTCGGTAGATAGACAGCTTCGCGAGATGTCGCTTGCGGAGTTCCCCCCGGGAGCGTACGAAATGGAAGTCTACCTGCGGGGAAGACGGAACAAGAAACTGGACTCTCAGCGGCGGGATTTCGAGGTCCTGTGGAGCCGCGATGCGCTGGTCAGGACTGATTGGGACAAGACGCTTGACCAACTGGGGTACGTCTCTGAGCCGGGCGAGCTTGACGAGTTCAGGAAACTGGAATCGATCGAGGAGCGAAAACAGGCCTTTGACGAGTTCTGGCGCCGCCGCGACCCCACCGTCGGGACGGCTGAGAACGAGGCTATGCGGGAGTTCTATCGACGGATCAGCGTGTCCAACCTGCGGTTCTCAATTTTGCGCCGCGAGGGCTGGCGGACCGACCGCGGGCTCATATACATCAGGTATGGCGAACCGGACGATATCGACGACGTGCCCTATGCCCCCAATACCGTTCCGTATCAGGTCTGGCACTACTACATGGCCGGCCGATACAAACGCTTCCTCTTTGTCGATGAGAACGAGGACGGTGACTACCGGCTGGAATACCCGTATGACGGCCTGTATCAAACCCCTGATTTCTAA
- a CDS encoding GWxTD domain-containing protein: MTACIKPLISNPAGPPRPVARLAIMVAVSLVLLVGTAWAQGESLDLAVYTRATVYNNPEYDTMVLVDFPFTLNRDQFEFYQPDSLDPEWYARIYAQVTLFGPDGLLLDSASTYFSARTSSAQEAAAPDFMLFNRLSLLVRPGVYSGRLVVIDVVSKREGTFFLDQIVAEPARRDELTIGGGSLAYRIGRAGEGQTSDPMVLNGLRVLTNPLGVVELGDTSVYLYAELYNLTYAAGDSSGYRLEYAVLDNTGAVYRRLGQKVRVKPGPSAVVAEQFDIRGLPAGRYRLQVVATDQAVLDADTALFNLAILPEASEGLALGEDVTFDPYDTLLLDVREKLVAYILTSDQKLALSRLTPEGRSTFLDQFWRDRDASPGTRLIENRLETIKRFEFCNQYFSTDETRSNGWTTDRGRIYMTYGPWDDRDDVSAPHVGNPFVIWYYYSIGEGAVFVFEDKRGYHDYTLAHSNVDGERYSEEWKERLQQGGYRLE; encoded by the coding sequence ATGACGGCCTGTATCAAACCCCTGATTTCTAACCCGGCGGGTCCGCCGAGACCGGTCGCCCGCCTGGCGATCATGGTCGCCGTCTCCCTTGTTTTGCTGGTCGGCACCGCATGGGCGCAGGGGGAGAGCCTGGACTTGGCCGTCTATACCAGGGCGACGGTCTACAATAACCCCGAGTACGATACGATGGTGCTGGTCGATTTCCCGTTTACGCTGAACCGGGACCAGTTCGAGTTCTACCAGCCGGATTCGCTGGACCCGGAATGGTATGCCCGGATATATGCACAGGTCACCTTGTTCGGACCAGACGGCCTGCTTCTTGATTCGGCCAGCACGTACTTCTCGGCCAGGACGTCGTCTGCACAGGAGGCCGCTGCCCCCGATTTCATGCTGTTCAACCGTTTGTCACTCCTGGTCCGTCCGGGCGTCTACTCCGGGCGGCTGGTCGTTATCGACGTCGTCAGCAAACGTGAAGGCACGTTTTTTCTTGACCAGATTGTCGCTGAACCGGCGCGCCGGGACGAACTTACTATCGGGGGCGGCTCGCTGGCCTACCGGATCGGCAGGGCAGGTGAGGGGCAGACGTCGGATCCCATGGTTCTGAACGGTTTGCGGGTGCTGACCAACCCGCTGGGCGTGGTCGAGCTCGGCGACACCTCAGTGTACTTGTATGCCGAGTTGTACAATCTGACGTATGCCGCCGGTGATTCATCCGGCTATCGGCTTGAATACGCCGTGCTCGACAACACCGGGGCGGTATACCGAAGGCTGGGGCAGAAGGTACGCGTCAAGCCGGGGCCGTCGGCCGTCGTTGCCGAACAGTTTGACATTCGCGGGCTTCCGGCGGGACGGTACCGGCTGCAGGTAGTGGCAACTGATCAGGCGGTGCTGGACGCGGATACGGCCCTTTTCAATCTCGCCATTCTGCCGGAGGCGTCGGAAGGGCTTGCACTCGGCGAGGACGTCACCTTTGACCCGTATGATACGCTGTTGCTTGACGTGCGTGAGAAGCTTGTCGCCTACATCCTTACTTCTGATCAGAAGCTCGCGCTGTCACGGCTGACGCCTGAGGGGAGGAGTACGTTTCTCGACCAGTTCTGGCGTGATCGCGACGCCTCACCCGGCACCAGGTTGATCGAGAACCGCCTGGAAACGATCAAGCGCTTTGAGTTCTGCAACCAGTACTTCTCCACTGATGAGACCAGGTCCAACGGCTGGACGACCGATCGGGGCCGGATCTACATGACTTACGGCCCCTGGGACGACAGGGATGACGTCTCGGCCCCACATGTCGGCAATCCGTTCGTCATCTGGTACTATTACTCCATTGGGGAAGGTGCCGTCTTCGTGTTTGAGGACAAGCGCGGGTACCACGACTACACCCTGGCGCACTCCAACGTCGATGGTGAGCGATACAGCGAGGAGTGGAAGGAGCGGTTGCAGCAGGGCGGGTATCGACTTGAATAG
- a CDS encoding DUF1573 domain-containing protein, with translation MRYRAASITVLVMLGGNLHGQPRLAIDEPDFDFGSVARHSVVAHEFWFRSTGSDTLLISEIKTGCGCVAAMPPQASVRPGDSLAVTFYWHLRNDEGESRRTSWVFTGAGADPRRVTLTATCGPGDGHDEEAISVQPPRIVFDTAGAQGTLERSAALRNRSDEDYAVSLVSGPGVPITVELPDSLPAGSTRRVNVRLAPRDWSPALTGSVTLEFIGEGGEEQRITLPVTGGNSRIESLVTTNQK, from the coding sequence ATGAGATATAGAGCGGCTTCGATTACAGTACTGGTCATGCTCGGGGGGAATCTCCACGGGCAGCCCAGGCTTGCGATAGATGAACCTGATTTTGATTTCGGCAGCGTCGCTCGGCATTCAGTTGTCGCCCATGAGTTCTGGTTTAGATCCACGGGCAGCGACACGCTGCTGATCAGCGAGATAAAGACCGGCTGCGGATGTGTGGCGGCGATGCCACCGCAAGCCAGTGTCCGTCCCGGGGACAGTCTTGCCGTGACTTTTTACTGGCATCTGCGAAACGACGAAGGTGAGTCCCGGCGTACTTCCTGGGTGTTCACCGGTGCAGGAGCGGACCCGCGCCGGGTCACCCTGACCGCCACCTGCGGCCCGGGCGACGGGCACGATGAGGAAGCAATCTCGGTGCAGCCGCCCCGTATTGTTTTTGACACCGCCGGGGCCCAGGGAACGCTTGAACGGAGCGCCGCGCTGAGAAACCGGTCGGACGAAGACTACGCGGTGTCGCTGGTATCAGGACCCGGGGTGCCGATTACGGTCGAACTGCCGGATTCCCTTCCGGCCGGCTCGACTCGACGCGTAAACGTCCGGTTGGCCCCCAGGGACTGGTCCCCCGCCCTGACCGGTTCGGTGACGCTGGAGTTTATCGGTGAAGGAGGCGAGGAACAGAGAATAACGCTGCCCGTCACCGGCGGAAACTCAAGGATAGAATCATTGGTGACGACTAATCAGAAATAG
- a CDS encoding ABC transporter ATP-binding protein — MRVIEVQDLTKIYQTGLKKGNVVALDGVMLSVDQGEIFGLIGPNGAGKTTLVRILLGVTRLTSGSARITGLPPGDPSSRNKVGFLPENHRFPPHLTGLGLLECAGRLHRLPSARTQEQADRLLRLVGMDKWASTKIRKYSKGMAQRIGLAQAMMADPDVLLLDEPTDGVDPIGKSEIKEILKRLKGEGKTVFLNSHLLSEVETLADRVAILSRGKVLRVGSVEEFTTRSLRYEIQAAIGNERLEIPESVGEIVSITTKELIVELQMEEGINHIIDQMRMKRISIRSVQRARVSLEQSFLEAITGSEESAG, encoded by the coding sequence ATGCGAGTAATAGAGGTTCAGGATCTCACCAAGATCTACCAGACGGGGCTGAAGAAGGGCAACGTGGTGGCTCTCGACGGAGTCATGCTCAGTGTCGATCAGGGAGAAATTTTCGGACTGATCGGCCCCAATGGCGCTGGAAAGACGACGCTGGTCAGGATCCTTCTGGGTGTTACACGCCTGACCTCAGGATCGGCCCGGATCACCGGCCTGCCCCCGGGTGATCCCTCATCGCGCAACAAGGTAGGGTTTCTGCCGGAAAATCACCGGTTTCCGCCCCACCTCACCGGACTTGGTCTGCTGGAATGTGCCGGCCGCCTGCACCGGCTGCCGAGCGCCCGGACCCAGGAGCAGGCCGACCGTCTGCTGCGCCTGGTAGGCATGGACAAGTGGGCCAGCACCAAGATCCGCAAGTATTCCAAGGGTATGGCGCAACGAATCGGGCTGGCCCAGGCCATGATGGCCGACCCGGACGTCCTCCTTCTGGATGAGCCCACCGACGGTGTCGATCCGATCGGCAAATCGGAAATCAAGGAGATCCTCAAACGCCTAAAGGGGGAAGGCAAGACGGTCTTCTTGAATTCACACCTCCTCTCCGAGGTGGAGACGCTGGCTGACAGAGTGGCCATTCTTTCCCGTGGCAAAGTGCTTCGAGTGGGTTCGGTCGAGGAGTTTACTACCCGGAGCCTGCGCTACGAAATCCAGGCGGCCATCGGCAACGAACGTCTCGAAATTCCCGAGTCGGTCGGTGAAATAGTCAGTATCACGACAAAGGAGCTAATTGTTGAACTTCAAATGGAAGAAGGCATCAATCACATAATCGACCAGATGCGTATGAAGCGGATATCCATTCGATCCGTCCAGCGGGCAAGAGTGTCACTCGAGCAGTCCTTTCTTGAAGCCATCACCGGCAGCGAGGAGTCGGCGGGATGA
- a CDS encoding ABC transporter permease subunit yields MRGITRDSLVEFIDRKVIWVFAALLLLGILIVLLTGKLNMGLKLPISDNADLEGLDALIRDPFMRVFNGFLGIFLFLAVMASAGLFPRMLERGRIDFYLSKPISRVGLLLNKFLGLWTVYGGAVVASGLVLFVAIGLVHGTFYLAAVYLVLLSLASIFVWLTITTFFGILSGSTAMSIMAAFLFWVAQQVLEARQVLKSLLDSDLADAVLDAVYYILPKTNAMSDAFYALALGRPVGDWVPVWSTLLFAVVLLYLSALVMRRKDF; encoded by the coding sequence ATGAGGGGTATAACCCGCGACAGCCTGGTGGAGTTTATCGATCGCAAGGTGATCTGGGTTTTTGCCGCGCTCCTGCTCCTGGGCATACTGATTGTGCTTCTGACGGGGAAGCTCAATATGGGTCTGAAATTACCGATTTCTGACAATGCCGATCTCGAGGGTCTGGACGCGTTGATCAGAGACCCGTTTATGCGCGTGTTCAACGGCTTCCTGGGAATATTCCTGTTTCTGGCGGTGATGGCGAGCGCCGGCCTGTTTCCGCGCATGCTGGAGCGGGGCCGGATCGATTTTTATCTGTCCAAACCGATCTCACGCGTCGGCCTGCTCCTGAATAAGTTCCTCGGGCTCTGGACTGTCTACGGCGGCGCCGTGGTTGCGTCCGGGCTGGTACTGTTTGTGGCCATCGGGCTGGTCCACGGCACTTTCTATTTGGCCGCCGTCTACCTGGTGCTGCTGTCGCTTGCCTCGATCTTTGTATGGCTCACGATTACGACCTTCTTTGGCATACTCAGCGGCTCGACGGCGATGTCAATTATGGCTGCTTTCCTGTTCTGGGTGGCGCAACAGGTGCTGGAGGCCAGGCAAGTTCTGAAAAGCCTCCTGGATTCCGATCTGGCCGATGCCGTTCTCGATGCCGTGTACTACATCCTGCCCAAGACCAACGCAATGTCCGATGCCTTCTACGCTCTTGCGCTCGGCCGGCCCGTCGGAGACTGGGTGCCTGTCTGGAGTACTCTGCTGTTTGCGGTCGTGCTTCTGTACCTCTCTGCCCTGGTTATGAGACGCAAGGATTTCTGA